One window from the genome of Aneurinibacillus sp. REN35 encodes:
- a CDS encoding ABC transporter substrate-binding protein — protein sequence MNFLKFFKIFCLMVFILTFSLVISGCGSSGKEANSQGSSEKGSPGTPKEGGVLTVGTSADLTKLDLHTSTVLSDRIPLLHVQEMLVTIDEKMNITPMLAEKWTTSDDGKTVTFTLRKGVFFHNGKEMKGEDVKYSIDRFMKVAARKGEFSMVKSITVPNDHTVVFNLKQPSGVLLASLANPYNPAVIIPKRMAEEQKDRVTNPIGTGPFQFVKWEQGKQLVLKRFDKYASSSGEASGFSGQKKPYVDQVIFKPISEASVRVTALETGEIDVATDILPKDEARLKKNKDLVISQKPSMNWGYLFFGFKKPPFDNSKMRQAVAYAINKKEIVDVATWSLGQAASSPVYPDMEWYSDAHAKDYQQNVDKAKQLLKEAGYNGEKITISTSKAYDHHVKAALTLQDQLKKIGMNVDVEMLEWASFISERANSGNYHLAVSHITPRPDPNQIYYAYLHSNSNFNGYNNPKMDGLLEKGLTTVNQDERKSIYNDVQNLLREDLSFMSTYYYPVIEGSRSHVKGYVSWSAGYPRLWNVWLEK from the coding sequence ATGAATTTTTTGAAATTTTTTAAAATATTTTGTTTGATGGTATTTATTTTGACTTTTAGTTTGGTGATTAGCGGTTGTGGGAGCAGTGGGAAAGAAGCGAATTCCCAAGGAAGCTCTGAAAAGGGGAGTCCAGGAACTCCTAAAGAGGGCGGTGTGCTGACAGTAGGAACAAGTGCAGATTTAACAAAGCTTGATCTTCATACTTCTACTGTACTATCAGACCGAATTCCTTTGCTTCATGTGCAGGAGATGCTAGTAACAATTGATGAGAAGATGAATATTACCCCAATGCTTGCCGAAAAATGGACGACAAGCGATGACGGTAAAACAGTAACGTTTACACTGCGTAAGGGTGTTTTCTTTCATAATGGAAAAGAGATGAAAGGCGAGGATGTGAAGTATTCTATAGATAGATTTATGAAAGTGGCAGCGCGTAAAGGCGAATTTTCGATGGTGAAGTCCATTACCGTTCCGAATGATCATACGGTGGTGTTCAATCTCAAGCAGCCATCAGGTGTTCTTCTAGCTTCTCTAGCCAATCCATATAATCCGGCAGTAATTATTCCCAAGAGGATGGCTGAGGAACAAAAGGATCGAGTCACCAATCCAATAGGAACAGGTCCGTTCCAATTTGTAAAATGGGAACAGGGAAAACAGCTGGTACTTAAACGATTTGATAAGTACGCATCAAGCAGCGGAGAAGCTAGTGGGTTTAGCGGGCAAAAAAAACCGTATGTTGATCAAGTAATCTTTAAGCCAATTTCTGAAGCTAGCGTCCGTGTTACCGCTCTGGAGACAGGTGAAATTGATGTAGCGACGGATATTCTTCCTAAAGATGAGGCGAGATTGAAAAAGAACAAAGACTTAGTAATTTCTCAAAAACCATCAATGAACTGGGGATACCTATTCTTCGGATTTAAAAAACCTCCATTTGATAATAGTAAAATGCGTCAGGCAGTAGCTTATGCCATAAATAAAAAAGAGATAGTGGACGTGGCAACATGGAGTCTTGGCCAAGCAGCAAGCTCGCCTGTTTATCCAGATATGGAGTGGTACTCTGATGCTCATGCTAAAGACTATCAGCAAAACGTAGACAAGGCTAAACAACTGTTAAAGGAAGCTGGTTATAATGGAGAAAAAATTACGATATCTACGTCTAAGGCCTATGATCATCATGTAAAAGCAGCATTAACACTTCAGGATCAGTTGAAAAAAATTGGGATGAATGTAGATGTAGAAATGCTTGAATGGGCTTCTTTTATTTCCGAGAGGGCCAATAGCGGGAATTATCATTTGGCTGTAAGTCATATCACACCTCGCCCGGATCCAAACCAGATCTATTATGCGTATTTGCATAGCAATTCTAACTTTAATGGATACAATAATCCAAAAATGGATGGATTATTAGAAAAAGGATTAACGACTGTAAATCAGGATGAACGAAAATCAATTTATAACGATGTACAGAACCTTCTGCGTGAAGATCTATCTTTTATGTCTACGTATTATTATCCGGTTATTGAAGGAAGCAGATCTCATGTAAAAGGATACGTATCATGGAGTGCAGGATATCCAAGACTGTGGAATGTTTGGCTTGAAAAATAA
- a CDS encoding iron-containing alcohol dehydrogenase: MADCLEFSLGTKLVLGPGCIEKIKEELESQGVQHLLVVTDQGIITSGIFDRIQKILHVGSFSYDVFDNVHPNPDVKQINQAFHSIKDTTYDSILAVGGGSVIDTAKALAVLKTNQGEILDYEGRGRFTIPALPLFVVPTTVGTGSEVTRACVISDHNRHRKTIVGGPSLAPRVSFLDAELVTKLPNKLVAATAIDALTHAIEGYVSKKSNLITDALNLYAIKTIASSIRQGVADRDIDSMNNLLVSSTVAGIGAGNCSLGLIHAISHAIGGYYNVSHGEINAILLPHVIKFNWDANPNKYAEIRQALGHREINMSVENQREELVKNLQCFLQEITLPIRLREIGVDHTKIDKLAAMTFEDHYYIASNPRTVELEDIKNILQLAM, from the coding sequence GTGGCTGATTGTTTAGAATTCTCCTTGGGTACGAAGCTTGTTCTAGGACCTGGTTGTATAGAAAAAATAAAAGAAGAATTGGAGAGCCAAGGAGTTCAACATCTCTTAGTTGTTACAGATCAAGGGATTATCACCTCAGGAATCTTCGATCGGATACAGAAGATTTTACATGTAGGTTCCTTCTCATATGATGTTTTTGATAACGTTCATCCTAATCCGGATGTTAAGCAAATTAATCAAGCCTTTCACTCTATTAAAGATACAACATATGATTCTATTCTAGCGGTGGGAGGCGGAAGTGTTATTGACACAGCAAAAGCACTTGCTGTTTTGAAAACGAATCAAGGGGAGATACTCGACTATGAAGGGAGGGGGAGGTTTACGATTCCTGCGCTTCCCCTGTTTGTTGTACCCACCACTGTAGGTACAGGAAGTGAAGTGACCAGAGCATGTGTAATCAGTGATCATAACAGACATAGGAAAACAATCGTAGGGGGGCCGTCATTAGCGCCAAGGGTTTCTTTCCTTGATGCAGAGTTAGTGACTAAGCTGCCGAATAAGCTCGTCGCAGCAACAGCAATAGATGCCTTGACTCATGCGATAGAAGGGTATGTTTCAAAAAAGTCAAACCTGATTACGGATGCTCTTAATCTATATGCTATTAAAACGATCGCCTCCTCTATTAGACAGGGTGTAGCAGATCGAGATATAGACAGCATGAATAATCTATTGGTATCTAGTACAGTCGCAGGTATAGGGGCGGGAAATTGTTCTTTAGGACTTATTCATGCCATTTCACATGCGATAGGGGGATATTACAACGTTTCTCATGGAGAGATTAATGCCATTTTGCTGCCGCATGTCATAAAGTTCAACTGGGATGCAAACCCCAATAAGTACGCCGAAATAAGACAAGCGCTTGGGCATAGGGAAATAAACATGTCAGTAGAAAATCAGAGGGAAGAATTGGTGAAGAACCTCCAGTGCTTTTTACAAGAGATTACTCTTCCTATTCGCTTACGTGAAATTGGTGTGGATCATACAAAAATTGATAAGCTTGCAGCAATGACTTTTGAGGATCATTATTATATTGCTTCAAATCCTCGAACAGTTGAATTGGAAGATATTAAGAATATCCTGCAGCTAGCAATGTAG
- a CDS encoding creatininase family protein: MNKYLFAEMTWPEVQQVISEDRVAVVPVAMIEEHGYHLPVDTDLVLANEVCVRAAKKIPHEMVVIPPINHGYAPHQMDFPGVISISYQTFISYVTDVCRSLAHQGFKRILLLNGHGSNVSLLQVVARQTILEYPDVMCASISHWDLQPVIDMAEQIRESENPGGMNHACELETSMYLAIHEELVQMDKAVRDLDKFKTSKYFWLDLVGRGEGRAVVMMPYWSSISETGTLGDPSVATRDKGEKLLAAAIEGLVEFISIFKSRENNARVNHHRIPK; the protein is encoded by the coding sequence ATGAATAAGTACTTATTTGCAGAAATGACATGGCCAGAGGTTCAACAGGTTATTAGTGAGGATCGTGTAGCCGTGGTTCCGGTTGCTATGATCGAAGAGCATGGGTACCACTTGCCAGTAGATACTGATTTGGTATTGGCTAATGAAGTTTGTGTTCGAGCTGCAAAAAAAATACCGCATGAGATGGTTGTCATTCCGCCGATTAACCATGGATATGCGCCCCACCAAATGGACTTTCCAGGTGTGATATCGATTAGTTACCAAACCTTTATCAGCTATGTTACGGATGTATGTAGAAGCTTAGCACACCAAGGGTTTAAGAGGATTTTATTGCTCAATGGGCACGGCAGCAATGTTTCCCTGCTTCAAGTCGTTGCAAGACAGACCATTCTTGAATACCCAGATGTAATGTGTGCATCCATTTCTCATTGGGATTTGCAGCCTGTTATTGACATGGCTGAACAAATACGTGAGTCTGAGAATCCTGGAGGCATGAATCACGCCTGTGAGTTAGAAACGTCTATGTATTTGGCTATCCATGAGGAATTGGTGCAAATGGATAAAGCAGTAAGGGATTTAGACAAATTCAAGACCTCTAAGTATTTTTGGCTCGATTTGGTCGGGCGGGGTGAGGGAAGAGCGGTTGTTATGATGCCGTATTGGAGTTCGATTTCTGAAACAGGAACGCTTGGAGATCCGAGCGTTGCTACAAGAGACAAAGGGGAAAAACTGCTTGCTGCTGCTATTGAAGGGTTGGTTGAGTTTATATCCATATTCAAGAGCAGGGAGAATAATGCTAGAGTAAATCACCATCGTATTCCTAAGTAA
- a CDS encoding DUF3870 domain-containing protein, protein MEKLETVLVTGYSKAPQGTSMYEVYKHAGIVLEVHLETNKVVGVEFTFVAELSKDYFRRLIVGYDISEGIDPLIKRIQDHYFAPSQQAIIVALQSAIQRYWSYVHPTN, encoded by the coding sequence ATGGAGAAATTAGAAACTGTATTAGTTACTGGCTATTCAAAAGCACCCCAAGGAACTTCCATGTATGAAGTGTATAAGCATGCGGGGATTGTTTTGGAAGTGCATTTGGAGACAAACAAAGTCGTCGGCGTAGAATTCACTTTTGTGGCAGAGTTATCGAAAGATTATTTTCGAAGGTTGATTGTAGGATATGATATAAGCGAGGGGATAGACCCGCTGATCAAACGAATTCAAGATCATTACTTTGCGCCTTCGCAGCAAGCTATTATCGTAGCGCTGCAGTCTGCGATTCAGCGCTACTGGAGTTATGTGCATCCTACAAATTAA
- a CDS encoding CoA transferase subunit A yields the protein MEKYIHVKQVASFIKDGDCLMVGGFGLVGSPLAIIEELTKSPVKNLTIISNNLGEKGKGLGVLVVEKRVKKAIGSYFTSNPDVIRANQAGELEVLLLPQGTLSEAIRAGGAGIGGFYIPAGVGTQLEEGREVKVIQKKTYLFQEALGADVAIIKAHKADKLGNLVYRKSARNFNPIMATAAKLVIAEVEEIVEVGELSPEEIVTPHLFVDYITIGKEHKDEP from the coding sequence ATGGAAAAGTATATTCATGTCAAGCAGGTAGCTTCTTTTATAAAAGATGGGGATTGTCTGATGGTTGGTGGGTTTGGTCTGGTTGGAAGTCCGCTGGCCATTATTGAAGAATTGACAAAGTCCCCTGTTAAGAACCTGACGATTATCAGTAATAACCTTGGTGAGAAGGGAAAAGGACTAGGCGTTCTTGTCGTAGAGAAGAGAGTAAAGAAAGCGATTGGCTCTTATTTCACTTCAAACCCAGATGTAATACGGGCCAATCAGGCAGGAGAATTAGAAGTTCTGCTGCTGCCACAGGGTACGCTTTCAGAAGCGATCCGTGCAGGCGGGGCTGGGATTGGTGGTTTCTATATTCCGGCCGGAGTTGGAACACAGTTGGAAGAAGGCAGAGAAGTGAAGGTGATCCAGAAGAAAACGTATTTATTTCAAGAGGCGCTTGGCGCAGACGTCGCCATTATTAAAGCCCATAAGGCTGATAAGCTGGGGAATCTCGTATATCGTAAATCGGCAAGAAATTTTAATCCGATCATGGCGACGGCAGCTAAGCTGGTGATTGCTGAGGTCGAGGAAATTGTAGAGGTCGGTGAATTGTCACCGGAAGAGATTGTTACGCCGCATTTATTCGTAGATTACATCACGATAGGGAAGGAGCATAAAGATGAACCATAA
- a CDS encoding 3-oxoacid CoA-transferase subunit B, producing MNHKERIAARVAQELKDGDVVNLGIGIPTMVVDFLPTDMHVFVHSENGILGVGPTPMPDKIDKDLVNAGKLPVTVLTGASYFDSAASFAMIRGGHVDVSILGVLQVDEQGRIANWAVPGKSVLGVGGAMDLLEGSQKVIVATTHNTKDGQPKLVKKASYPLTSMRKADVIVTELAFFEVGEQGLVLKELAPNVTLEEVRERTEADFQVDVDWKDKQELGVTKWLLSSTPYARP from the coding sequence ATGAACCATAAGGAGCGTATTGCAGCACGTGTAGCTCAAGAATTAAAAGATGGAGATGTTGTCAATCTTGGTATTGGCATTCCAACAATGGTTGTCGATTTTTTACCGACCGATATGCATGTGTTTGTTCATTCTGAAAATGGCATTCTCGGGGTAGGCCCTACGCCAATGCCCGATAAAATAGACAAGGATTTAGTCAATGCGGGAAAGCTTCCCGTTACCGTTCTTACGGGTGCCTCTTATTTCGATAGCGCGGCTTCCTTTGCGATGATTCGTGGCGGTCATGTTGATGTGTCCATCCTAGGTGTGCTTCAAGTAGATGAACAGGGACGCATTGCTAATTGGGCTGTGCCTGGTAAGAGTGTTCTTGGCGTTGGAGGAGCGATGGATTTATTGGAGGGATCGCAAAAGGTCATTGTCGCAACGACACATAACACAAAGGATGGGCAGCCCAAGCTGGTAAAGAAAGCATCCTACCCGTTAACCTCTATGCGTAAAGCGGATGTGATTGTCACAGAACTCGCCTTTTTTGAAGTGGGAGAGCAGGGGTTAGTTTTGAAGGAGTTGGCACCCAACGTAACATTAGAGGAAGTAAGGGAGAGGACAGAAGCTGATTTTCAAGTGGATGTAGACTGGAAAGATAAACAAGAACTCGGGGTGACAAAATGGTTGTTATCGTCAACGCCTTACGCACGCCCATAG
- a CDS encoding thiolase family protein: MVVIVNALRTPIGKYGGSLANTTPEDLVASVMNNILAHTGFRPDIIDEVIVGQTKQSAHAPNIARVALLKAGFSESVPAYTVHQQCGSGMQAVQNACMSIMSGHSEIVLAGGVEVMSQAPYYFVGQRFGMPVGNMAVYDSNTESQPRSQPHERYGTFTMGETAEILAEKYEITREEQDEFAYHSQSKARKAIQSERFNDEIVPIEVKEGRKGVRLFAVDEYPRETEIEKMAALPPVFRKDGTVTAGNSSGRNDGAAMLLLMKEEKAKKLGLTPMAKIRSFASAGVSPKEMGIGPVPASKKALHMGGLTLKDMQLIEVNEAFAAQSLAVLKEWGISHENVNVNGGAIALGHPLGCSGARILVTLTHEMQKRDTKYGLATLCVAGGQGIATVIEKWKQ, encoded by the coding sequence ATGGTTGTTATCGTCAACGCCTTACGCACGCCCATAGGAAAATATGGGGGATCACTAGCAAATACGACACCTGAAGATTTGGTTGCGAGTGTAATGAATAATATTTTAGCGCATACAGGTTTTCGGCCGGATATTATCGATGAAGTCATTGTAGGTCAGACAAAGCAGAGCGCGCATGCGCCTAATATTGCGCGTGTTGCCCTGCTGAAAGCAGGATTTTCCGAATCGGTTCCTGCATACACGGTGCACCAGCAATGTGGTTCAGGAATGCAGGCCGTTCAGAATGCTTGCATGTCGATTATGTCAGGACACTCAGAGATTGTACTGGCAGGAGGCGTGGAGGTGATGTCGCAAGCTCCTTACTATTTTGTAGGTCAGCGGTTTGGTATGCCTGTAGGTAACATGGCAGTATATGATTCAAATACAGAAAGTCAGCCGCGCTCCCAGCCGCACGAACGATACGGAACCTTTACGATGGGCGAAACAGCGGAAATACTCGCAGAAAAATACGAAATCACTCGCGAAGAGCAGGATGAATTCGCTTATCACAGCCAGAGCAAAGCGAGAAAAGCCATACAGTCAGAGCGGTTCAACGATGAAATTGTACCCATTGAAGTAAAGGAGGGGAGAAAGGGGGTTCGTTTATTCGCTGTAGATGAGTATCCGAGAGAAACAGAAATTGAAAAAATGGCAGCATTGCCTCCGGTATTTCGTAAGGATGGCACCGTCACAGCGGGCAACTCCTCCGGTAGAAATGACGGAGCAGCCATGCTGCTGTTGATGAAAGAAGAAAAGGCAAAGAAACTCGGCTTAACGCCTATGGCAAAAATTCGTTCTTTTGCGTCAGCAGGGGTATCCCCAAAGGAAATGGGGATCGGCCCTGTTCCTGCTTCGAAAAAAGCCCTCCATATGGGCGGATTAACGCTAAAAGATATGCAGCTTATTGAAGTAAATGAAGCTTTTGCCGCACAAAGCTTGGCGGTTCTTAAGGAATGGGGAATTTCTCATGAGAACGTCAATGTAAATGGTGGTGCCATTGCGTTGGGACATCCGTTAGGATGCTCCGGAGCAAGAATATTGGTCACTCTTACACATGAGATGCAAAAGCGGGACACGAAATATGGGTTGGCTACGCTCTGTGTAGCAGGAGGCCAAGGAATAGCGACGGTGATCGAAAAATGGAAACAATAA
- a CDS encoding aminotransferase family protein, producing METITQTKDYVFHRDFTKTYPIITHGEGVYLYDDTGKKYIDASSGAIAANLGHGVVEIAEAMAEQARKAAFVHTLRFETEVLHQLATKIGTMASPSLNRVYFTSSGSEANESAIKLARQYHRDRGKHEKHIVIGRWQAYHGNTLGSLSAGGDIKRRQPYTANLAAFEHVYSPYCLRCPYNKTEERCKSENRLACVEDIERRILEIGPEFISAFICEPIVGSQQGAVVPPDDYFIRVRHICDKYDIVLVIDEVMTGFGRAGTDFAIEQFGIEPDILTFGKGVSGGYAPLAGMIVSDTIIENLIQNGKGRFIHGSTFSGHPVSVAAGLAAVQYYQQEQLLENCRKQGAYLFQRLSELQKKHRCMGQIRGRGLLLGFELLADRTKDTMFPPLYGAAERLYEETYKRGVVLYPGTGSIDGTHGDHILLGPPLGIKREEVDEFILILDQALYSFEEQIKIEEGDYEQYEGKDI from the coding sequence ATGGAAACAATAACACAAACGAAGGACTATGTGTTTCATCGTGATTTTACAAAAACGTATCCAATCATTACACATGGAGAGGGGGTGTATCTGTATGATGACACTGGTAAGAAGTACATTGATGCTTCATCAGGTGCGATTGCAGCTAATCTCGGTCACGGAGTTGTAGAAATTGCAGAAGCGATGGCAGAGCAGGCAAGAAAAGCTGCTTTTGTGCACACTCTACGCTTTGAAACAGAAGTGCTGCATCAATTAGCGACGAAAATCGGAACCATGGCATCCCCCTCGCTAAACCGGGTGTATTTCACTTCAAGCGGCTCAGAAGCAAATGAGAGCGCCATAAAACTTGCCCGTCAGTATCACCGGGATCGAGGTAAGCATGAAAAGCATATCGTTATCGGGCGCTGGCAGGCATATCACGGAAATACCCTTGGTTCTTTGTCAGCAGGCGGCGATATTAAACGACGTCAGCCCTATACTGCAAACCTAGCGGCATTTGAGCATGTATATTCACCGTATTGCCTGCGCTGCCCTTACAATAAGACAGAAGAAAGATGCAAAAGTGAGAATCGCTTGGCCTGTGTGGAGGATATTGAACGGCGCATCTTAGAGATTGGTCCTGAATTCATCTCCGCGTTCATATGTGAACCGATTGTAGGGAGCCAGCAAGGGGCAGTTGTTCCGCCTGATGACTATTTTATACGCGTGCGACACATCTGCGATAAATATGACATCGTGTTGGTTATTGATGAGGTGATGACAGGCTTCGGAAGAGCGGGCACAGACTTTGCTATTGAACAATTTGGGATTGAGCCGGATATTTTAACGTTTGGTAAGGGGGTATCAGGAGGCTATGCTCCGCTGGCAGGGATGATTGTTTCGGATACTATTATCGAAAATTTAATCCAAAATGGGAAGGGTCGCTTTATTCATGGCTCCACGTTTAGCGGTCATCCTGTATCCGTTGCTGCTGGTCTTGCTGCCGTTCAGTATTATCAACAGGAACAGCTTTTAGAGAATTGCAGAAAACAAGGAGCCTATTTATTTCAACGGCTTTCTGAACTTCAGAAAAAACATCGCTGCATGGGACAGATTCGAGGAAGAGGGCTGCTTCTCGGGTTTGAGCTTTTAGCCGATCGCACAAAAGATACGATGTTTCCTCCACTATACGGAGCTGCTGAGCGATTGTATGAAGAAACGTATAAACGAGGGGTTGTCCTATATCCAGGAACAGGAAGCATCGATGGGACACATGGTGATCATATATTGCTTGGTCCTCCATTAGGTATCAAGCGTGAAGAAGTTGATGAGTTTATCTTGATACTAGATCAGGCCCTGTATTCCTTTGAAGAGCAGATAAAAATAGAGGAGGGTGACTATGAGCAGTACGAAGGAAAAGACATATGA
- a CDS encoding aspartate aminotransferase family protein: MSSTKEKTYELQQKAARHLSPVMTRVTDLVIQRAHGAKFWTVDGEEYIDFVSGVAVNAVGHTHPEVVKAIQDQAIQLIHLGLNYGYYESAVHLAEKLAEITPGDLDTVFFSNSGAEAIDGAIKLARAATGRPALIAFEGSFHGRTIGAATLTASSAKYRKHYEPLMGGVYHVPYPYPLQLGEGMNEQESVDYCLKQLKSVFELKVDPSCVAAIIIEPCMGEGGYVPAPPGFLQALREITEQHGILLIFDEVQTGFGRTGKMFAAEHAQVTPDILVLAKALSSGMPLGAIVAKRELHEKWPVAGHGSTFGGNPVSCAAAYASISIIERERLVERAASMGQLIVHRLEQSIAHLPSVAQIRGTGLMIGIEFKDEEGNPGTDIVSAIREEAIKNHVLVTGCGVYGQTIRLMLPLNIPDEDLNKGLTVLERAIMKVVEQ, from the coding sequence ATGAGCAGTACGAAGGAAAAGACATATGAGCTTCAACAAAAGGCAGCCCGTCATTTATCACCGGTTATGACAAGGGTGACGGATCTTGTGATACAAAGGGCACACGGCGCAAAGTTTTGGACTGTTGATGGAGAGGAATATATCGATTTTGTTTCCGGTGTTGCGGTGAATGCAGTGGGCCATACACATCCAGAGGTTGTAAAGGCAATCCAAGATCAGGCAATCCAGCTTATTCACCTGGGATTAAACTACGGTTATTATGAAAGCGCTGTCCATCTTGCCGAGAAATTAGCTGAGATTACACCTGGTGATTTGGATACGGTTTTTTTCAGCAATTCGGGGGCGGAAGCCATTGATGGTGCGATTAAGCTGGCGCGAGCAGCTACAGGCAGACCGGCTTTGATTGCTTTTGAAGGCTCTTTTCATGGTCGTACGATTGGAGCTGCGACATTAACGGCTTCAAGCGCTAAATATCGAAAACATTATGAACCGCTCATGGGTGGCGTCTACCACGTTCCGTATCCGTATCCGCTTCAATTGGGCGAAGGAATGAATGAACAGGAATCCGTTGATTATTGTCTGAAGCAGCTGAAAAGTGTTTTTGAATTGAAGGTAGATCCTTCCTGTGTCGCAGCAATTATTATTGAACCTTGTATGGGAGAAGGAGGGTATGTTCCGGCTCCGCCTGGTTTTTTGCAGGCATTGCGGGAGATTACGGAGCAGCACGGCATCTTATTGATATTTGATGAAGTACAGACAGGGTTTGGCCGAACAGGAAAAATGTTTGCGGCAGAGCATGCACAGGTTACCCCGGATATTTTAGTTTTAGCCAAAGCATTATCTTCCGGTATGCCGCTTGGTGCTATTGTAGCTAAAAGAGAATTGCATGAAAAATGGCCTGTGGCAGGTCATGGCTCTACGTTCGGTGGGAACCCGGTATCCTGCGCAGCCGCTTACGCAAGCATTAGCATCATTGAGCGGGAGAGGTTAGTTGAGCGGGCTGCAAGTATGGGTCAATTGATTGTCCATCGCCTTGAGCAATCAATTGCTCACCTTCCGTCGGTTGCCCAAATTCGTGGCACAGGGCTGATGATCGGCATTGAATTCAAGGATGAAGAGGGAAATCCCGGAACAGATATCGTTTCAGCTATTCGAGAAGAGGCAATAAAAAATCACGTATTGGTTACCGGTTGTGGCGTATACGGGCAGACCATTCGGCTGATGCTGCCATTGAATATCCCAGATGAGGACTTGAATAAAGGATTAACGGTTTTGGAGCGAGCGATTATGAAAGTCGTTGAACAATAA
- a CDS encoding ABC transporter substrate-binding protein has translation MMRKMKGMLGVFAALLILLLAACGSNGMNSKEAGAQKQAEGSGVLEKVKSAGVMNVGIEGAYPPFNYFNNKNELEGFDVDITNEIAKRMGIKANFVATPWDTIIGGLLSKKYDMILSSMAITEERLKKVDFTEPYYHTGAQLFAPSSSNITDPTKINGKRVGVSIGTTFEKKANELGAEMVTYKNDLLAFQDLANGRIDGVITDKGVGARMIKEKGYPFKPIGDMLYKDKAGIALNKKEEAFKNELNKHLKDMLEDGTYEKISKKWFNEDIR, from the coding sequence ATGATGCGTAAGATGAAAGGAATGTTAGGGGTGTTTGCCGCTCTTCTTATTCTTTTGCTGGCTGCCTGCGGCAGCAACGGAATGAATTCGAAAGAGGCAGGGGCGCAAAAGCAGGCTGAAGGTTCTGGAGTTCTTGAAAAGGTTAAATCGGCCGGTGTTATGAATGTTGGGATCGAAGGCGCCTATCCACCATTCAACTACTTTAATAATAAAAATGAATTAGAAGGATTTGATGTTGATATTACCAATGAAATTGCGAAGCGTATGGGCATTAAAGCCAATTTTGTTGCGACACCTTGGGACACGATCATTGGGGGCCTACTATCAAAAAAATACGATATGATTCTCTCTAGCATGGCAATTACCGAGGAGCGGTTAAAGAAAGTTGACTTTACTGAGCCATATTATCATACAGGTGCACAGTTGTTTGCTCCATCTTCTTCAAACATTACCGATCCAACCAAAATCAATGGCAAAAGGGTCGGGGTTTCAATCGGAACCACATTTGAGAAAAAAGCGAACGAGTTAGGTGCTGAAATGGTAACGTACAAAAATGACTTGTTAGCGTTTCAAGATTTAGCTAATGGCCGCATTGATGGAGTTATTACAGATAAAGGGGTAGGAGCGCGCATGATTAAAGAAAAAGGCTACCCCTTTAAACCGATCGGTGACATGCTGTACAAAGACAAGGCAGGGATTGCTCTCAATAAAAAAGAAGAAGCATTTAAAAATGAGTTAAACAAACATTTAAAAGACATGCTTGAGGATGGAACCTATGAAAAAATAAGTAAAAAATGGTTTAACGAAGACATTCGATAA
- a CDS encoding amino acid ABC transporter permease, which translates to MLDFSLVTEYIPFLLKASVITLEISIVSLLLGLFLGLIIVLMKISKIKPLEWFADFYIWVIRGTPMLVQLFLVYFGLPQLGIELGPFVSSVIALGINAGAYIAEIYRGGILSIPKGQTEAAQSLGMNYGTIMQRIILPQAFRVSVPALGNQAISMLKDSSLASLVTVSELMMVSQRFASTNYAFIEFYITAALFYLFLTTIFTFILNKIEYRLSVSDR; encoded by the coding sequence ATGCTCGATTTCTCATTAGTAACAGAGTACATCCCCTTTTTGTTAAAAGCGAGTGTCATTACACTAGAAATCTCTATTGTTTCTCTTTTGCTTGGTTTGTTCCTCGGCTTGATTATTGTACTTATGAAGATTTCGAAGATAAAACCACTGGAGTGGTTTGCGGATTTTTATATTTGGGTGATACGAGGAACACCGATGCTTGTACAGTTGTTTCTTGTATACTTCGGTCTTCCGCAATTAGGAATAGAATTGGGACCGTTTGTCTCCTCCGTAATTGCGCTTGGCATCAATGCGGGCGCTTATATTGCGGAAATTTACCGGGGAGGCATCCTTTCCATTCCGAAGGGACAGACGGAAGCTGCTCAATCTTTAGGAATGAACTATGGAACCATTATGCAGCGTATCATTCTACCGCAAGCTTTTCGTGTCAGTGTTCCGGCATTAGGAAATCAGGCAATTTCGATGTTAAAGGATTCATCCCTGGCTTCTCTTGTGACAGTATCGGAATTAATGATGGTATCTCAACGATTTGCTTCCACAAATTATGCTTTTATTGAGTTTTATATTACGGCGGCGCTTTTCTATCTGTTTTTGACCACCATTTTCACATTCATTCTTAATAAAATTGAATACCGCCTCTCAGTAAGCGACCGATAG